In Bradyrhizobium guangdongense, the sequence GAAGCGCAGAAGCTGATCTCGATTTCGCTTGAAGGGTCGGTCGGCTGATTGCCGACCACCCGGCGGCGCGCGCCTCGCGCTCCAACATCATCTGAATAAACTGGATACCAAGATGGCTTTGCTTGAAGTGAAAGACCTCAAGGTTCGTGTCGAGGAGCGTGAGATCCTCCACGGACTGACGCTGACCGTGAACGAAGGCGAGGTGCACGCGATCATGGGGCCGAACGGCTCCGGCAAGTCGACGCTCTCGCACGTCATCGCCGGCAAGCCTGGTTATGAAGTCACCGACGGCCAGATCCTGTTCAAGGGCGAAGACCTCCTGGAGATGTCGCCGGACGAGCGCGCCGCCAAGGGCGTGTTCCTGGCGTTCCAGTATCCGGTCGAGATTCCCGGCGTCGCCACCATGAATTTCCTGCGCACGGCGCTGAACGCCCAGCGCAAGGCGCGCGGGGAGGATGAATACTCCACCCCGGACTTCCTCAAGAAGGTCCGCGAGGTCTCGAAGTCGCTGAACATCCCGCAGGACATGCTCAAGCGCGGCGTCAATGTCGGCTTCTCCGGCGGCGAAAAGAAGCGCAACGAGGTGTTGCAGATGGCGCTGTTCGAGCCGAGCCTGTGCATCCTCGACGAGATGGATTCGGGCCTCGACATCGACGCGCTGCGCATCGCGGCCGACGGCGTCAACGCGCTGCGCTCGCCAAAGCGCGCGATGGTCGTCATCACCCACTATCAGCGGCTGCTCAACTACATCGTGCCCGACGTGGTGCACGTGATGTCCAAGGGGCGGGTCGTGAAGAGCGGCGCCAAGGATCTGGCGCTGGAGCTGGAAGCGTCCGGCTACGCCCAGTTCGAGGACGCGTAAGGATTGGTTGCAATGAACGTTGCTGTGGCAAAGACCGGAAAGGGCCGCGCCGTGAGCGATTTCTTCGCCAGCGCCGAAGGCCGCCTGCCGGGTTCGCCGGGAGTGGCAGCAGTGCGCCGCGAGGCGTTCGAGACCTATG encodes:
- the sufC gene encoding Fe-S cluster assembly ATPase SufC; the protein is MALLEVKDLKVRVEEREILHGLTLTVNEGEVHAIMGPNGSGKSTLSHVIAGKPGYEVTDGQILFKGEDLLEMSPDERAAKGVFLAFQYPVEIPGVATMNFLRTALNAQRKARGEDEYSTPDFLKKVREVSKSLNIPQDMLKRGVNVGFSGGEKKRNEVLQMALFEPSLCILDEMDSGLDIDALRIAADGVNALRSPKRAMVVITHYQRLLNYIVPDVVHVMSKGRVVKSGAKDLALELEASGYAQFEDA